Proteins from one Paenibacillus amylolyticus genomic window:
- a CDS encoding serine hydrolase, which produces MGQAGITASAAQATQAVHIEVNGEQQSWKNAPLIIKGSTFVPLRDVVTSVKGTLKWDNRTKTATITVGRDKLVHQAGSNSIKVNQVDLATGVNSRTVNGTLMVPVRAMANAIKADIKVQRTITGQMSVNMVTDQVSLLNSEVASVDAYLREINYPGMALIARDGEVLLRQGYGLADEQTLNRPDQKTRIASLSKSFTAASILSLVEDGKIQVQDPISKYISGIPKGDQITLHMLLSQTSGLPSAFGRGEGTSMEETVEEIRHKTLKFEPGSAYLYSNSGYVLLAYVVEQVSGMSYADYVQQAILKPLGMKNSGEASRKVHTISGFVQKDNAWVTAPYYVSQSGSGTIYSTVDDMLKWDRALYTDKILSQDTIEQMYEPYSDKNYGYAWILKEKGTNRTVFHNGSGGGFATAFSRNLSDDITIILLGNHAGMDMTSLLDEVEAKTAQALQ; this is translated from the coding sequence ATGGGACAAGCAGGTATCACGGCATCCGCAGCACAGGCAACGCAAGCAGTTCACATTGAAGTGAATGGTGAGCAGCAGTCCTGGAAGAACGCACCACTTATCATCAAAGGTTCAACGTTTGTTCCACTGCGGGATGTAGTCACATCCGTTAAAGGCACGTTGAAATGGGATAATCGCACCAAGACGGCGACCATTACCGTTGGCAGAGACAAGCTGGTCCATCAGGCTGGCAGCAATTCCATTAAGGTAAACCAAGTGGATCTGGCTACAGGTGTGAACTCACGGACTGTTAACGGTACATTGATGGTACCTGTTCGGGCCATGGCTAATGCAATCAAGGCCGACATCAAGGTCCAACGTACGATTACAGGACAGATGAGCGTGAATATGGTCACGGATCAGGTCAGTCTGCTGAACAGCGAAGTTGCCAGCGTAGATGCGTATTTGCGCGAGATCAACTATCCAGGTATGGCGCTGATTGCCCGCGATGGTGAGGTTCTGCTAAGACAAGGCTACGGACTTGCCGATGAACAGACGCTGAATCGCCCGGATCAGAAGACCCGAATCGCATCACTGAGCAAATCCTTCACGGCCGCTTCCATTCTGAGTCTCGTGGAGGATGGTAAGATTCAGGTGCAAGATCCCATCTCCAAGTATATCTCGGGTATACCGAAGGGAGATCAGATTACACTGCATATGCTGTTATCCCAGACTTCAGGTCTGCCATCCGCATTTGGCCGGGGTGAAGGAACTTCCATGGAAGAGACTGTGGAAGAGATTCGCCACAAAACGCTGAAGTTTGAACCGGGGAGTGCGTACCTATACAGCAACAGCGGGTATGTTTTACTTGCCTACGTCGTTGAACAGGTATCCGGCATGAGTTATGCCGATTATGTGCAGCAGGCGATACTGAAGCCACTTGGCATGAAAAATTCAGGAGAGGCTTCCCGTAAAGTGCATACGATTAGTGGTTTTGTTCAGAAAGATAACGCTTGGGTAACTGCCCCTTATTATGTATCCCAATCCGGATCAGGCACCATCTATTCCACGGTAGACGACATGCTGAAATGGGATCGTGCACTGTATACGGACAAGATTCTAAGCCAGGATACGATTGAACAGATGTATGAGCCCTACTCCGATAAAAACTATGGTTACGCCTGGATTCTCAAAGAGAAGGGTACCAACCGTACCGTCTTCCACAACGGTAGTGGTGGCGGGTTCGCCACAGCCTTTTCACGTAATCTGTCTGATGATATCACCATTATCCTGCTCGGCAACCACGCAGGTATGGATATGACTTCACTTTTGGATGAAGTGGAGGCCAAGACAGCCCAAGCATTGCAATAA
- the nagZ gene encoding beta-N-acetylhexosaminidase: MSGQNELYQSHLKQMTLREKVGQMLLCGFHGTEAAGDVETFLRKYPIGGVIYFARNVESPEQVERLSSGLQQIAKSSGNVPLWISIDQEGGMVARVTEGMALMPGPMAIAAAGSIDDAYQAAYISGVELKSMGINMNFAPVLDVNNNAANPVIGVRSFGESPQSVAEYGARTIAGIQDAGIAATAKHFPGHGDTDTDSHLDLPIITHDRERVERLELIPFRAAIAEGVDAMMSAHIYFPALEPERLPVTLSHTVLSGLLREELGYEGMIVTDCMEMDAIAVNYGTVDAAVMAVEAGADLVLISHTAKLQAEAFEALLAAVASGRISESRIDESVTRLLMYKAKHGLLENGMHVAGDDEVNSIFSNMSSPETSRDYSYSSRSQRNSSLHQEVARRISENSITRVRDQLNMLPLKQERTLVITVATSVTTIADEQLNHTFTLGSALSNYGLDVVDLTVTPEEVAIRSARLLQAAEEADIRQIVVGTYNAGSPSGDPQCRLIGWIQQLGKPLAVVALRSPYDLLAIPDVQVYVAAYESRPLAMDSVAKALMGRIPFAGKLPVTM, translated from the coding sequence ATGAGTGGGCAAAACGAGTTATACCAGTCTCATCTGAAACAGATGACCTTGCGCGAGAAAGTTGGGCAAATGCTGCTTTGCGGTTTCCATGGCACTGAAGCTGCTGGCGATGTTGAGACCTTTCTACGAAAGTATCCCATTGGTGGGGTGATCTATTTTGCACGCAACGTGGAGTCGCCAGAGCAGGTGGAGCGGTTATCTTCAGGGCTGCAACAAATCGCCAAAAGCAGTGGCAATGTGCCGCTCTGGATATCCATTGATCAGGAGGGCGGCATGGTTGCCCGAGTTACCGAAGGAATGGCTCTGATGCCTGGACCAATGGCCATTGCGGCTGCTGGCTCCATAGACGATGCGTATCAGGCGGCATATATCAGTGGGGTGGAACTGAAGTCCATGGGCATTAACATGAACTTTGCTCCGGTACTGGATGTGAACAATAACGCGGCGAATCCGGTCATCGGAGTACGATCATTCGGCGAATCTCCACAATCTGTTGCAGAATATGGGGCGAGAACCATTGCGGGGATACAGGATGCTGGGATTGCAGCGACAGCCAAGCATTTCCCGGGACATGGGGATACGGATACCGATTCTCATCTGGACCTCCCGATCATTACTCATGATCGGGAGCGGGTAGAGCGCCTGGAGTTGATTCCATTTCGAGCCGCCATCGCCGAAGGGGTCGATGCCATGATGTCGGCGCATATTTATTTCCCTGCACTGGAGCCAGAACGTCTGCCCGTAACGCTATCGCATACTGTATTAAGCGGTCTGCTTCGCGAGGAACTGGGTTATGAGGGCATGATCGTGACCGATTGCATGGAGATGGATGCCATTGCGGTGAACTATGGCACGGTCGATGCAGCTGTGATGGCGGTGGAGGCCGGAGCGGATCTGGTCTTAATTAGCCATACGGCCAAACTTCAGGCAGAGGCATTTGAAGCGTTGCTGGCAGCTGTGGCGAGCGGACGAATTAGCGAGAGTCGTATCGATGAATCAGTAACCCGATTGCTGATGTACAAGGCGAAACATGGTTTGCTGGAGAATGGAATGCACGTTGCAGGAGATGATGAGGTGAATAGCATATTCTCCAATATGTCCTCCCCAGAGACATCAAGGGATTACTCATATTCCAGCCGGTCTCAGCGCAACAGTTCATTACACCAAGAGGTTGCCCGCCGTATTAGCGAGAATAGTATCACACGGGTACGCGATCAGCTGAATATGTTGCCGTTGAAGCAGGAACGCACGCTGGTGATAACGGTTGCCACGTCTGTGACGACCATTGCCGATGAACAGCTGAACCACACGTTCACCTTGGGCTCAGCCTTATCCAATTATGGTCTGGATGTTGTTGATCTGACGGTCACGCCCGAGGAAGTCGCCATTCGTTCTGCACGTCTGCTTCAGGCAGCAGAAGAGGCTGACATTCGGCAGATCGTGGTAGGGACCTATAATGCGGGAAGCCCCTCGGGCGATCCGCAGTGCAGGCTGATTGGTTGGATACAGCAATTGGGCAAACCGCTGGCTGTTGTAGCACTGCGAAGCCCCTATGATCTGCTCGCGATTCCAGATGTCCAAGTCTATGTAGCGGCTTACGAGAGCCGGCCACTTGCCATGGATAGCGTCGCTAAGGCGCTGATGGGGCGCATTCCCTTTGCGGGGAAACTTCCTGTGACAATGTAG
- a CDS encoding DUF1343 domain-containing protein: protein MGRLNGTEQLPAVQTGADLLSGGLSHPWITGNRIGLMTNPTGITADFVSTIDVCAGMSTAELTALYACEHGLEGELQAGVRFGDMLHPRLDIPVFSLYGDHKKPTPAMLAGVDTVLFDIQDVGVRYYTYASTLFHMMEACAGAGKRMLILDRPNPLGGNVVEGGVLNAGYESLVGAWRIPVRTGLTVGELALMVNGEMDVPCELDVVAMEGWQRAMEFADCGLPWMLPSPNMPTLDSVRVYAGTCLFEGTNVSEGRGTTRPFEWIGAPWVEGERLAERFREYKLEGVHVHPVYMSPTFSKHAGELCGGVRIFVTDTRKFRAVETGLVLLHELVTLYPEQFCWLEPPLPGSRYFIDLLAGGRPSGKPFMTGRNSFV, encoded by the coding sequence ATGGGCCGGTTGAATGGAACCGAGCAGTTGCCGGCAGTACAAACGGGAGCTGATCTTCTGTCCGGAGGGTTATCCCATCCATGGATTACGGGTAATCGAATCGGTCTAATGACCAATCCGACGGGGATTACAGCGGATTTTGTATCGACAATAGATGTGTGCGCCGGAATGAGTACTGCCGAGCTTACAGCGCTTTATGCCTGTGAGCACGGACTGGAAGGAGAGCTTCAGGCAGGAGTCAGATTCGGAGATATGCTTCATCCGCGTCTGGACATTCCGGTGTTCAGTCTGTATGGAGATCACAAGAAACCTACACCTGCAATGCTGGCTGGAGTCGATACGGTCCTGTTCGACATACAGGATGTGGGTGTCCGTTATTACACGTATGCCTCAACCTTGTTCCATATGATGGAGGCCTGTGCTGGAGCAGGCAAACGCATGCTGATTCTGGACCGTCCCAATCCGCTGGGCGGAAACGTTGTGGAAGGCGGTGTGCTGAACGCGGGGTATGAATCCCTCGTTGGTGCTTGGCGTATACCTGTGCGTACGGGATTGACGGTAGGTGAACTCGCCCTGATGGTCAACGGCGAGATGGATGTACCTTGCGAATTGGACGTGGTTGCCATGGAAGGATGGCAGCGCGCCATGGAGTTTGCAGATTGTGGGCTTCCCTGGATGCTACCCTCTCCCAATATGCCCACGCTGGACAGTGTGCGAGTATATGCGGGTACGTGCCTGTTCGAAGGCACGAATGTATCGGAGGGCAGGGGCACGACCCGCCCATTCGAGTGGATTGGAGCACCCTGGGTGGAGGGGGAGCGTTTGGCGGAACGATTTCGGGAATACAAGCTGGAAGGCGTGCATGTGCATCCAGTGTACATGTCTCCCACATTCTCCAAACATGCAGGTGAGCTGTGTGGTGGTGTAAGGATTTTTGTAACGGACACTAGGAAATTCCGGGCGGTCGAGACAGGGCTAGTGCTTTTGCATGAACTGGTGACCCTTTATCCCGAGCAATTCTGCTGGTTGGAGCCACCATTGCCGGGTTCGAGGTACTTTATTGATCTGCTGGCAGGGGGAAGGCCGTCAGGGAAACCATTCATGACCGGAAGGAATTCGTTCGTTTAA
- the ugpC gene encoding sn-glycerol-3-phosphate ABC transporter ATP-binding protein UgpC, with protein MARVEFRQVRKEFKDDHKGTFTAVAGSDFVIEDKEFVVFVGPSGCGKTTSLRMIAGLEKQTSGDIVIGDRLVNDLHPKDRDIAMVFQDYALYPHMTIRENLSFGLKNLKKPKSYIDEQVQNAASILGLEAMLERKPRELSGGQRQRVAVGRAIVRDPQVFLFDEPLSNLDAKLRVQMRVELGELHKRLGATIVYVTHDQVEAMTLGERIVVMNHGDIQQVASPKELYASPRNMFVAGFIGSPAMNFIDARIEGTQVVIEGASFTLPADVLARLQNYQGKPVIMGLRPEHIFGDDVAPNIPTDHMLQARVQVVEHLGSENLVYFQSGARTVTAKVHPETYAYVGMDKHFVLDLRKAHFSIRRQNLRLDGSRRVLLKAMSVKYVLFYARYNFVIRNLTHAIRSHLHQFGM; from the coding sequence ATGGCACGCGTGGAGTTTCGCCAAGTGCGCAAAGAATTCAAAGACGATCATAAAGGAACGTTCACGGCTGTGGCCGGTTCGGACTTTGTTATAGAAGATAAGGAATTCGTAGTGTTTGTGGGTCCTTCGGGCTGTGGCAAAACAACGTCACTGCGGATGATTGCCGGACTTGAGAAGCAAACGAGCGGTGATATTGTGATCGGTGACCGGCTTGTTAATGATCTGCATCCGAAGGATCGGGATATCGCGATGGTGTTTCAGGATTATGCACTCTATCCGCATATGACCATTCGAGAGAATCTTTCCTTTGGCCTGAAAAATCTGAAAAAGCCAAAGTCCTATATTGATGAACAGGTGCAGAATGCGGCCTCCATTCTGGGACTGGAAGCGATGCTGGAGCGCAAACCACGTGAGTTGTCTGGTGGTCAGCGCCAGCGTGTTGCGGTGGGGCGGGCGATTGTCCGTGATCCGCAGGTGTTTTTATTCGACGAACCATTGTCCAATCTGGATGCCAAGCTGCGGGTGCAGATGCGAGTGGAGTTGGGAGAACTGCATAAACGTCTTGGTGCGACAATTGTGTACGTGACACATGATCAGGTGGAGGCTATGACACTTGGGGAGCGTATCGTGGTCATGAATCATGGAGATATTCAGCAGGTGGCCTCACCGAAAGAATTGTATGCAAGTCCGCGGAATATGTTCGTTGCCGGATTCATTGGCTCCCCGGCGATGAACTTCATTGATGCACGGATTGAAGGCACGCAGGTGGTTATTGAGGGAGCATCATTCACGTTGCCAGCCGATGTACTTGCTCGCCTTCAGAATTATCAAGGTAAGCCGGTAATTATGGGGCTGCGCCCAGAGCATATTTTTGGTGATGATGTCGCTCCGAATATTCCGACAGACCATATGCTGCAGGCGCGAGTTCAGGTTGTAGAGCATCTGGGCTCCGAGAATTTGGTGTATTTCCAATCGGGTGCCCGTACGGTTACGGCCAAGGTTCACCCGGAAACATATGCTTATGTAGGCATGGACAAACATTTTGTGCTGGACTTGCGTAAGGCACACTTTTCGATCCGGAGACAGAACTTGCGATTGGACGGGAGTAGGCGGGTTCTCCTAAAAGCAATGAGCGTCAAATATGTATTATTCTATGCTCGTTATAATTTTGTCATAAGGAACCTTACACACGCTATTCGCTCCCATTTGCACCAGTTTGGAATGTAA
- a CDS encoding carbohydrate ABC transporter permease, protein MKSTQKKILLVVASILLVVWALVTVIPMYWMLVGSVQDSAMSASFKPQMIPEQLSLSPYERFFAKTDAWRWLYNSLLISIILTVTNVFFASLAGYAFAKLKFPGSQAVFWTLLGTMMIPAQVTLIPLYILMVNVFDLGDTYTAIILPAAVSVGNIFLMKQFMSTLPTSLIHAARIDACSEFGIFWKVILPMAKPGIAVLAIFTFVASWNEFFWPFLITNSNEMRTIQVGLASFVFAESTDFGAMMAGATIGALPMIILFFSLQRYFLQGITIGAVKG, encoded by the coding sequence ATGAAATCAACACAGAAAAAGATACTGCTGGTGGTTGCATCCATTCTGCTGGTGGTCTGGGCGCTGGTAACGGTCATCCCGATGTATTGGATGCTTGTCGGATCGGTGCAGGATAGCGCGATGTCGGCTTCGTTTAAACCACAGATGATACCGGAGCAGTTGTCGTTATCACCATATGAGCGCTTTTTTGCCAAAACGGATGCCTGGCGCTGGCTGTATAATTCGCTGCTCATCTCGATCATTCTGACCGTAACCAATGTATTTTTCGCCTCCCTGGCGGGATATGCCTTTGCCAAACTGAAGTTTCCGGGTAGTCAGGCGGTGTTCTGGACCCTGCTCGGGACCATGATGATTCCGGCACAGGTGACGTTGATTCCTCTGTATATTCTGATGGTCAATGTATTCGATCTGGGGGACACCTATACAGCCATTATTTTGCCTGCTGCCGTCAGCGTAGGAAACATATTTCTGATGAAACAGTTCATGTCCACACTGCCCACATCGCTGATCCATGCGGCGCGTATCGATGCATGCAGCGAGTTCGGCATCTTCTGGAAAGTCATTCTGCCGATGGCGAAGCCCGGAATTGCCGTGCTGGCGATTTTCACGTTTGTCGCTTCGTGGAATGAATTCTTCTGGCCGTTTCTGATTACCAATTCCAACGAGATGCGTACCATTCAGGTGGGGCTGGCCTCGTTTGTATTTGCCGAATCAACCGATTTCGGTGCGATGATGGCGGGAGCAACAATAGGTGCGCTGCCCATGATCATTCTGTTTTTCTCGCTGCAACGTTATTTCCTGCAGGGCATTACGATCGGTGCAGTTAAAGGTTAA
- a CDS encoding sugar ABC transporter permease yields the protein MQTALAPKPSVPRTSRVARFWRDYGWAYLFILAPVLLFLIFTLYPVLTALVMSFQKYNIMNSTWVGLDNYERLVKDETFWKSIKNTVIFTVGTVPVNILITFVLSYFIYQMKSKWQTFFKATMYLPAVASGVTISIVWLAIFDPTDSGLLNRFLGLFGLDPVIWLGQSGTALFSLILMNWLGSHGAGIILYLAAMGGIPKSLYEAADIDHASGWTQFSKITWPLLKPTTLYLLVTGVITSFQVFISVYLMTQGGPNFATTTIAYLIYETAFKFYEFGLASAQSFVLAIIIIVISVIQFKYFSSDIEY from the coding sequence GTGCAGACCGCCCTTGCGCCAAAACCGTCCGTGCCCCGGACATCCCGGGTTGCCCGGTTTTGGCGGGACTACGGGTGGGCGTATTTGTTTATATTGGCGCCTGTCCTGCTGTTTCTCATTTTTACACTGTATCCGGTACTTACGGCTCTTGTGATGAGCTTCCAGAAGTACAACATTATGAATTCCACCTGGGTCGGGTTGGACAACTATGAACGACTGGTGAAGGATGAGACGTTCTGGAAGTCGATTAAAAATACGGTGATCTTCACCGTAGGCACAGTCCCGGTCAATATTCTCATTACATTTGTACTGTCCTATTTCATCTATCAGATGAAAAGCAAATGGCAGACTTTCTTCAAAGCTACCATGTATCTACCTGCGGTAGCCTCCGGGGTCACTATCTCCATTGTATGGCTGGCGATCTTTGACCCGACGGATTCGGGGCTGCTCAACCGTTTTCTAGGCTTGTTTGGCCTTGATCCGGTGATCTGGCTCGGCCAATCGGGTACGGCACTCTTTTCCCTCATTCTCATGAACTGGCTCGGATCGCACGGAGCGGGCATTATTCTGTACCTGGCAGCCATGGGCGGTATTCCAAAATCGCTGTACGAGGCGGCGGATATTGATCATGCCAGCGGCTGGACCCAGTTCAGCAAGATTACATGGCCGCTACTCAAACCAACGACACTGTATCTGCTCGTCACGGGTGTTATTACATCCTTCCAGGTGTTCATCTCGGTATATCTGATGACACAGGGTGGACCGAACTTTGCGACAACAACGATCGCCTATCTGATCTACGAGACAGCATTCAAGTTCTACGAATTCGGATTGGCTTCGGCACAGTCGTTCGTATTGGCGATTATCATCATAGTTATCTCCGTCATTCAGTTCAAATATTTCTCCAGCGATATTGAGTATTAG
- a CDS encoding extracellular solute-binding protein — protein sequence MKKKGLVWTMLLMMVLVTACGNSGGAASDDPNADDTVTVWTYPVHGTYEDELKDLISDFNKEHPNITVKTEMLSWAEGPKKFDVALNAGNPPDLYFHSVDGTYVNTGLGLELDSYLTPEIKDDYLPGTLELGQIQGKQYGLPLYQFQWAWGGNKRILEEAGIDWKSIQQNGWTWSEFNDAAAKLTQTLDGGKKQYALVTDGTSLDFIEMLSRNNGMIDVLDTDGTFQWNDGRILDTLSFIKNLMDQGYMPKETAALAPAKRTDMFYAGETAIISKAIPYYDVMIQNRNKDIDDGKVQGEKIDFILLPVPHNDDQSAATTMGGEGYVAFKQKKDKGEQHAKNTFLVMEALSGAKAGNSANELALPFVRQSQVDLFKGKELGQPDNLAAAKVMAENIAMPVVLELDIDKASQQKQFKEQVVKPNIQALFSGEKTPEQIAEDFKNKGQQMFGQ from the coding sequence ATGAAAAAGAAGGGTCTGGTATGGACAATGTTGTTGATGATGGTCTTGGTTACTGCCTGTGGGAATAGCGGTGGGGCTGCTTCGGATGACCCAAATGCTGACGATACGGTAACGGTATGGACCTATCCTGTACATGGCACATATGAAGATGAACTGAAGGATCTAATCTCTGATTTCAACAAAGAACACCCGAACATTACCGTGAAGACGGAAATGCTCTCCTGGGCGGAAGGCCCCAAAAAATTCGATGTCGCTCTGAATGCCGGGAACCCGCCGGATCTGTATTTCCACAGTGTAGATGGTACGTATGTGAACACGGGGCTCGGGCTTGAACTGGATAGCTACCTGACACCTGAGATCAAGGACGACTATCTGCCAGGTACGCTGGAATTAGGCCAGATTCAGGGGAAACAGTATGGACTGCCTCTATATCAATTCCAATGGGCTTGGGGTGGCAACAAACGCATTCTGGAGGAAGCAGGTATCGACTGGAAATCCATTCAGCAAAATGGCTGGACCTGGTCCGAATTCAACGATGCCGCGGCCAAGTTGACCCAAACGCTCGATGGCGGGAAGAAGCAGTATGCGTTGGTTACGGATGGTACATCGCTCGACTTCATTGAAATGCTATCCCGAAACAACGGGATGATTGATGTTCTTGATACAGATGGCACGTTCCAATGGAATGATGGTCGCATTCTGGACACTCTTTCTTTTATCAAAAATCTGATGGATCAAGGATATATGCCGAAGGAAACGGCGGCTCTCGCTCCAGCGAAAAGGACGGATATGTTCTACGCAGGGGAAACGGCGATCATCTCCAAAGCGATTCCTTATTATGATGTGATGATCCAGAACCGCAATAAGGACATTGATGATGGCAAGGTGCAGGGAGAGAAGATTGATTTTATCCTGTTGCCTGTACCGCATAATGATGATCAATCTGCGGCTACAACGATGGGTGGCGAAGGGTATGTCGCCTTCAAACAGAAGAAGGACAAGGGTGAACAGCATGCCAAAAATACGTTCTTGGTGATGGAGGCGCTTAGTGGTGCCAAAGCAGGGAACTCAGCCAATGAACTGGCGCTTCCATTCGTAAGACAGTCCCAAGTGGATCTGTTTAAAGGAAAAGAGCTTGGTCAACCGGATAATCTGGCTGCTGCGAAAGTCATGGCAGAGAATATCGCTATGCCGGTAGTGCTTGAACTGGATATCGACAAGGCGTCTCAGCAAAAACAATTCAAGGAACAAGTTGTGAAGCCAAACATTCAGGCGCTGTTCTCAGGTGAGAAAACACCGGAACAGATCGCAGAAGACTTCAAGAACAAAGGGCAGCAGATGTTTGGACAATAA
- a CDS encoding BadF/BadG/BcrA/BcrD ATPase family protein, protein MQLYAGIDGGGTNTDAAIISDSGEVLARFRGGPTNPHSVPPKQAIAELYRVLDHLFNLRNDLSTKCEGICLGMSGIDTIQERQMIVDAVHDYMKNRHSEGSGACSVWVVSEGEIALMAALGHTHGVLCISGTGSIVYGFTPEGKQYRTGGWGHLLGDEGSGYRIGQRTLQAIMQSHDGILPPTRLTPLLIEKLNLQHVLELKVRVYQTDWGKTETASIARLTIEAAKSGDEVARMLIMDEAGQLANTAKALIATHHVFASAQVVLSGSLFRYSELFRETFIQRLSEYGGELRFVYPEDAPSPAVGAAQLARQRCSQNGSF, encoded by the coding sequence TTGCAATTGTATGCAGGTATTGATGGAGGCGGTACCAATACTGACGCAGCAATCATTTCTGATTCTGGGGAAGTGCTCGCCCGTTTCCGTGGCGGACCCACCAATCCTCATAGTGTACCGCCCAAACAAGCCATTGCCGAACTATATCGGGTGCTGGATCATCTCTTTAACCTAAGAAATGATTTATCGACAAAATGTGAAGGTATATGTCTGGGGATGTCAGGTATAGACACGATTCAAGAACGCCAAATGATTGTTGATGCAGTACATGACTATATGAAGAATCGACATTCGGAAGGATCAGGAGCCTGTTCAGTCTGGGTTGTATCGGAAGGTGAAATTGCGCTGATGGCCGCCCTTGGCCACACTCACGGTGTATTGTGCATCTCTGGAACAGGGTCCATCGTCTACGGCTTCACCCCAGAAGGAAAACAGTACCGCACAGGAGGCTGGGGTCATCTGCTTGGAGATGAAGGAAGCGGCTATCGAATTGGACAACGGACGCTTCAAGCCATCATGCAGAGTCATGACGGCATTCTTCCTCCAACTCGGCTAACCCCGCTTCTTATAGAGAAGCTGAACCTTCAGCATGTATTGGAGTTAAAAGTACGGGTGTACCAGACGGATTGGGGCAAAACTGAAACGGCGTCCATCGCCCGTCTTACGATAGAAGCAGCCAAATCAGGCGATGAGGTTGCCCGGATGCTGATCATGGATGAAGCCGGGCAGTTGGCCAACACGGCTAAGGCACTGATTGCCACCCATCATGTGTTCGCATCCGCACAGGTTGTCCTGTCCGGATCACTATTTCGTTACTCTGAATTGTTCCGAGAGACATTTATTCAGAGGCTTTCGGAATATGGCGGAGAGCTGAGATTTGTTTACCCGGAGGATGCTCCTTCTCCGGCAGTCGGTGCGGCTCAGTTGGCAAGGCAGCGCTGTTCCCAGAATGGATCATTTTGA
- a CDS encoding anhydro-N-acetylmuramic acid kinase, with product MFGSPTEGRLVQNIGGIGNVTVLPSESSTEGISAFDTGPGNMVMDAIVRQATDGRQHYDPSGSIAAQGTIDQGLVDLCLEDEYFKRLPPKSTGREVYGAAYAVRMMEMAAARSLTLEDTLATATCLTAETIVHAVKDFILPKVHISAMLACGGGTSNATLMQMIRQRLPEGIRLERTADYGIPDDAREAIGFALLGHEALMGRTNTLPAVTGARHAVISGNLTL from the coding sequence ATGTTCGGCAGCCCGACGGAAGGGCGGCTGGTGCAGAATATCGGCGGTATTGGCAATGTGACGGTGCTGCCATCCGAGTCATCTACCGAAGGTATATCGGCTTTTGATACGGGACCAGGCAATATGGTGATGGACGCCATTGTGCGGCAGGCCACGGATGGGCGGCAGCATTATGATCCGAGTGGAAGCATCGCCGCACAGGGGACGATTGATCAGGGTCTCGTAGACCTGTGTTTGGAAGATGAGTACTTCAAAAGACTTCCGCCAAAAAGTACAGGGCGGGAAGTATATGGCGCCGCGTATGCAGTGAGAATGATGGAGATGGCCGCAGCGCGTTCCTTAACGCTGGAAGATACGTTGGCTACTGCCACCTGTCTGACCGCGGAGACCATCGTGCATGCAGTGAAGGATTTTATCCTGCCCAAGGTGCACATATCGGCCATGCTCGCCTGCGGTGGGGGCACTTCCAATGCCACGCTGATGCAAATGATTCGTCAGAGACTCCCGGAAGGCATCCGTTTGGAACGAACAGCAGATTATGGTATACCGGATGATGCTCGGGAAGCCATTGGATTTGCTTTACTTGGCCATGAGGCACTTATGGGCAGAACCAATACGCTCCCGGCAGTAACGGGTGCGAGACACGCCGTCATCTCGGGCAACCTGACACTCTAG
- a CDS encoding anhydro-N-acetylmuramic acid kinase has product MDTGSYPMWEKYRLKQEHLVIGLMSGTSLDGTDAALVCIQTDMSGALQQIELVDFVCVPYSNELRDVLIRLCSPGTARVDELTAAHFGVSEWYAHSVTELLRSAGISTQQVDMISMHGQTVWHAPVASAFPGPTGASMDVVSTLQIGECAVVRERTGLPVIGNLRARDMAAGGKVPRLRLMRML; this is encoded by the coding sequence ATGGATACAGGCAGCTATCCGATGTGGGAGAAGTATCGTTTGAAGCAGGAGCATCTGGTCATTGGACTGATGTCAGGGACATCTCTGGACGGAACGGATGCGGCACTGGTATGTATTCAAACCGATATGAGCGGGGCATTACAGCAGATCGAGCTGGTTGATTTCGTCTGTGTGCCGTATTCGAATGAATTGAGAGACGTATTGATCCGGTTATGTTCACCGGGGACGGCACGTGTTGACGAACTGACAGCCGCACATTTTGGTGTATCGGAGTGGTATGCGCATAGTGTTACGGAGCTGCTGCGTTCTGCCGGTATCTCAACACAGCAGGTGGATATGATTAGCATGCATGGACAGACGGTATGGCATGCTCCTGTCGCATCTGCATTTCCAGGTCCAACGGGAGCAAGTATGGATGTGGTATCGACATTGCAGATCGGTGAATGTGCTGTCGTCCGAGAACGGACAGGGCTGCCAGTGATCGGCAACCTGCGAGCAAGGGATATGGCCGCTGGTGGGAAGGTGCCCCGCTTACGCCTTATGCGGATGCTTTGA